The following are from one region of the Nicotiana tomentosiformis chromosome 7, ASM39032v3, whole genome shotgun sequence genome:
- the LOC138896148 gene encoding uncharacterized protein — MQMRDLLREHNPKPKGALPSDIIENPKGNGSGPTSHCMAITTRSGKVLQGENEQIVGVDDLEQEVEAQVEVPIVIEAEKLPKGVKVQEENHEKVKEKAKEAPKYLAQIPRPSPLFPQRLARRVDDSKFEKIYDILKQLSVNIPFVEVFQEMSGFAKYLKDLITKKRTTKNEVVNVTHRVSSIIATTIVEKKEDPGAFTIPCTIGLRDFARALCDNGASINLMPLAIYKQAGLSIPRPTSMRLQMADRSIKIPVGIIDDVLVKVGKFLLSADFVILDCAVDKEIPIILGRPFLATGRALMDSERNEIKFRVNDEEVTFQASKVMKFPHAYEGISVNDVVDDVEDASEMKMEEECLGEALAAILVNFDGENMGGGCMESMNALEGRGSYTYAPKKFSLDLENRATPPSKPSIIEPPQLELKPLPPHLRYKFLGSNDTLPVIVPSLLNDVHVDHLSNVLREHQ, encoded by the coding sequence ATGCAAATGAGAGATTTGTTAAGAGAGCATAATCCAAAGCCGAAGGGCGCACTCCCAAGTGACATAATTGAAAACCCTAAAGGAAATGGGAGTGGTCCAACTTCTCATTGCATGGCAATCACCACGCGAAGCGGAAAGGTACTTCAAGGAGAAAATGAACAAATTGTGGGAGTAGATGATCTTGAGCAAGAGGTTGAAGCACAAGTTGAAGTGCCGATTGTTATTGAAGCTGAAAAGCTCCCAAAAGGAGTAAAAGTCCAAGAAGAAAATCATGAAAAGGTAAAGGAAAAGGCGAAAGAGGCACCAAAATATCTAGCACAAATTCCTAGACCTTCCCCTCTATTCCCTCAAAGACTTGCTAGGAGGGTTGATGATAGCAAATTCGAGAAAATTTATGACATTCTCAAGCAATTATCGGTGAACATACCATTTGTGGAAGTCTTTCAAGAGATGTCGGGTTTTGCTAAATACTTAAAGGACTTGATAACCAAGAAAAGAACCACCAAGAATGAAGTGGTGAATGTGACTCACCGGGTTAGCTCCATTATTGCAACAACCATCGTTGAAAAGAAAGAAGACCCGGGAGCATTCACCATTCCATGCACTATTGGCTTGCGAGATTTTGCAAGGGCTCTTTGTGACAATGGGGCTAGTATTAACTTGATGCCTCTTGCCATTTACAAGCAAGCGGGGTTAAGCATTCCGAGACCTACAagcatgaggttgcaaatggccgatcgttcAATCAAAATACCAGTGGGAATTATTGATGATGTCCTAGTGAAAGTGGGAAAGTTCCTCCTTTCGGCCGATTTTGTGATCCTTGACTGTGCCGTTGACAAAGAAATCCCTATCATCTTGGGGAGGCCATTCCTTGCTACCGGAAGAGCACTTATGGATTCGGAACGAAATGAAATCAAGTTCCGAGTTAATGATGAAGAGGTCACCTTCCAAGCAAGTAAAGTTATGAAGTTTCCACATGCATATGAAGGCATCTCAGTCAATGATGTTGTTGATGATGTAGAGGACGCAAGTGAAATGAAGATGGAAGAAGAATGCCTAGGTGAGGCTTTGGCGGCGATATTGGTAAATTTTGATGGTGAAAACATGGGGGGGGGGTGCATGGAATCGATGAATGCATTAGAAGGACGTGGGTCTTACACTTACGCACCAAAGAAGTTTTCTCTTGACTTAGAGAATAGAGCCACTCCCCCATCAAAGCCTTCAATTATTGAGCCGCCACAACTTGAACTCAAGCCACTTCCACCAcacttaaggtataaatttcttggcTCTAATGATACTTTACCGGTAATTGTTCCTTCCTTGTTGAATGATGTGCATGTAGATCATTTATCGAATGTCCTAAGGGAACATCAATAG